The Pyrenophora tritici-repentis strain M4 chromosome 2, whole genome shotgun sequence genome window below encodes:
- a CDS encoding CobW domain containing protein has protein sequence MIPITIITGFLGSGKTTLILNLIPQLPKTYKLALLKNEYGDVKVDTALASSAAISGVQELLNGCICCNLVGQLSDALETLANDITPDRIVIETSGSAFPATLAMEVNRLSRETGRYVLDGVMSVIDVENWKGYEDTSYTAKMQARYTDLIVLNKHELVSERRLEDVEDAILALEVEPQIPRTKSSKGWVDKDIVFGLDARLAGVTEENKEADGHDHAHSSEVEVLSLTLKSEDLAASVDTEKLATLLQDPTKDEVYRIKGILYASKPPKSSDTTPLSTQQNPEGRARYILNWSFGRWTFTHVPLPSEQGYNEVEPVLRLTIITARYESTKWKKQIESSGLVALEGDVQGMLTVEKLS, from the exons ATGATAcccatcaccatcatcacAGGCTTCCTAGGCTCAGGAAAAACCA CTCTCATTCTAAACCTCATCCCCCAACTCCCTAAAACCTACAAACTCGCGCTCCTCAAAAACGAGTACGGAGACGTAAAAGTCGACACTGCCCTCGCCTCCTCGGCAGCGATCTCGGGCGTCCAAGAACTTCTCAATGGCTGCATATGCTGTAACCTTGTCGGGCAACTATCCGACGCCCTCGAAACACTCGCAAATGATATAACACCCGACCGCATCGTCATTGAAACCTCTGGCTCCGCCTTCCCCGCCACCCTCGCCATGGAGGTAAATCGGCTGTCGCGCGAGACAGGCAGATACGTCCTCGACGGTGTCATGAGCGTGATTGATGTGGAGAACTGGAAGGGTTACGAGGACACGAGTTACACGGCTAAGATGCAGGCCCGCTACACGGATCTTATTGTGCTGAATAAACACGAGCTGGTCAGTGAGCGGCGGCTGGAAGATGTCGAGGATGCTATCTTAGCGCTAGAAGTAGAGCCACAGATACCACGCACGAAGAGCAGCAAGGGCTGGGTGGATAAAGATATCGTGTTTGGGCTAGATGCTAGACTTGCGGGTGTGACAGAGGAGAACAAAGAAGCAGATGGACATGATCATGCGCACTCCAGTGAGGTGGAAGTCCTTAGTCTGACGCTCAAGAGTGAAGACCTGGCAGCAAGTGTAGACACGGAGAAGTTGGCGACGTTGCTGCAGGACCCTACAAAAGATGAAGTGTATAGGATAAAAGGCATCTTGTATGCATCTAAGCCCCCCAAATCTTCGGATACCACACCTCTCTCCACACAGCAAAACCCAGAAGGAAGGGCAAGATATATCTTGAACTGGTCGTTTGGCCGCTGGACGTTTACACATGTACCATTACCGTCGGAACAGGGGTACAACGAGGTAGAGCCGGTCTTGAGACTCACGATAATAACGGCGAGATACGAGTCTACAAAGTGGAAGAAGCAAATCGAGTCGAGCGGGCTTGTGGCATTGGAAGGCGATGTGCAGGGCATGCTGACCGTGGAGAAGTTATCATGA